A genomic segment from Osmerus mordax isolate fOsmMor3 chromosome 5, fOsmMor3.pri, whole genome shotgun sequence encodes:
- the LOC136943156 gene encoding phosphoglycerate mutase 1-like, with amino-acid sequence MAAYKLVLIRHGESNWNQENRFCGWFDADLSETGELEAKRGGQALKDAGYEFDVCYTSVLKRAIKTLWLVMDSIDQMWVPVYRTWRLNERHYGGLTGLNKAETAAMHGEAQVKIWRRSFDIPPPTMDPDHDFYTVISKDRRYAELSVEQLPSCESLKDTIARALPFWNDEIAPKIKRGKRVLIAAHGNSLRGIVKHLEGMSEEAIMELNLPTGIPILYELDKNLKPVKPMQFLGDEETVRKAMEAVAAQGKAK; translated from the exons ATGGCAGCCTATAAATTGGTGCTGATTCGGCATGGGGAGAGCAACTGGAACCAGGAGAATCGATTCTGTGGCTGGTTCGATGCCGATTTGAGCGAAACCGGAGAACTGGAGGCAAAGCGTGGAGGACAGGCCCTGAAAG ATGCTGGGTATGAGTTTGATGTGTGCTACACCTCCGTACTGAAACGGGCCATCAAGACTCTGTGGTTGGTTATGGACAGTATCGACCAGATGTGGGTGCCGGTCTACCGGACCTGGCGCCTGAATGAGCGTCACTATGGTGGCTTGACTGGACTGAACAAGGCAGAGACGGCCGCCATGCATGGAGAGGCACAGGTTAAGATCTGGAGAAGATCTTTTGacatccctcctcccaccatGGATCCAGACCATGATTTCTACACAGTCATCAGCAAG GACCGTCGCTATGCTGAATTATCAGTGGAGCAGCTTCCTTCCTGTGAAAGCTTGAAGGACACCATTGCCAGGGCACTGCCCTTCTGGAATGATGAAATTGCCCCGAAGATCAAACGGGGGAAGAGGGTGCTCATAGCTGCCCATGGAAACAGCCTCAGGGGTATTGTTAAGCACCTGGAGG GTATGTCAGAGGAGGCCATTATGGAGCTTAATCTGCCCACAGGCATCCCCATTCTCTATGAGTTGGACAAGAACCTGAAACCTGTCAAACCCATGCAGTTCTTGGGAGATGAAGAGACCGTACGGAAAGCTATGGAAGCTGTTGCTGCCCAGGGGAAGGCAAAGTAG
- the slf2 gene encoding SMC5-SMC6 complex localization factor protein 2 isoform X1: protein MEKAINVGLGRTIPDYFCPKSKVKDLIPLGSHRHQGPVSKPVTHQEIRMKPIQPPNYRPSYPPLRQALTLKRSDMDHRGKHSSTCHPNSSGVPRGTPGSLTNSHSQVRKVQSAPISLNQSKDIRCSLGPGKGNPLSPPSNKSETPPLCKPSTPRSTSEEDSHKGGPRGGCSRPASQPRKLVVPTSHTFISGQECHSLPSSHSDHWSPGSSLSRQHSSQSPGDGMNKLDNGCSVSPNMQVFHVNCLPKPKEHISLEQKRTPSTERSTAGGSRSLSRKRNRNSESEDRDCIGDQAKRSCPPDTRPQPMAGMEPRPSTASSQPLRSQFSIGTKQVYMKPSLSPTLKLQEWLSPVKDGIHYGQGMEEKGKSPASTKPVKHFLQGQTQAPSQGFRDRSGNLQSGNTQGGSLTLSLRMPNKDVSKTEIREGSSGKPVGSIDHRASKLTTSLSLGSPQSRGTEQNKAARLRRTLIQQDELFTPDPVILVSNPSPKSKKYSSERSDGLSRSVSSSAALPNSVEAGSPSQMRQILKASSSLVAPDPKTLHSSLVKQEPCKNGFVKLERIPLSKINSLVTSGKSLDTSCMIKDNSKLTNSPTFPQVRQCEDESVQTETETKSTVSPKRNRPCRDMETTKGNPSLHPSPLAPLARLGGGEGEQMGREEDHLDVELGLSLELDMDLSQSSSSSSEEDHLLSLQEILDGSIKPTDTPEKGTLPEPGTPVLSRCQSKLLQLPVTSKGKPVNYKNTLEQMLKEKESNQRFKEIEMKLLLSCKEDLLRFKEEEEEESKENMEEAISKEHKEFLLRFSVVSSAIRDLHPGEEIFCLANFGRLFNQHTLHFRQCNVTPQGTAQKTLLWSSPDQFRLLLGAGLLQAAYRSSPCPPQVARRLFQLMSVHSERRISNQILQALRDIACSSAEHTEVNKSSQFEVWVPSISDVALVFMNMGVSFITLFPLESLQPPFTEGDLLEGIHISTESLSCKKELSTFPEHNVENVIKYLSDVTALCPRAYCDTELLLLMTMVSRIGLEIQLTLLPTMDLSSLEHNLVNNMRDWDNMLPRICLALSNLTEDHHNLRWLVQMLPDNTRGTQLRRHVSVAMISKLLNHTCTYKPSKTEFQLSDLQKYLPLMRPSALLKGMQLARSHRQREQEEDYDDSGSLDQQAYYLCYSLLALANEASNFEFFPPEQKNHLQYLCAQLEKHIKCDIRESEKCLYRSKVKDFVARIYTKWQVLLQRTRPLQGKLYDYWQPLPEDMLVCSQESLSAQREGDIYREREAKVEEAVTGGKEEVESEEYNIQEGREENDSSIEEEDEKKTDSPANESNIDKEEMEEGHREERKDSLIAEEELQNVRKHDVLPKKDESLKDNEEDDPSPTSEESEERMELQEDLVEGREPKKDIEVEEVEEETQEKGKQWLSETIII from the exons ATGGAGAAAGCAATTAACGTTGGTTTAGGCAG AACAATTCCAGACTACTTCTGTCCTAAAAGCAAAG TGAAGGACCTCATCCCTCTGGGATCCCATCGCCATCAAGGCCCAGTCTCCAAACCAGTCACACATCAGGAAATTCGCATGAAGCCAATTCAGCCCCCTAACTACCGACCCTCTTATCCTCCACTCAGGCAGGCATTAACCCTCAAAAGGTCTGACATGGACCACAGAGGCAAACACTCCTCAACTTGCCATCCTAATTCCTCAGGGGTCCCACGTGGCACCCCAGGCAGTTTGACCAATTCACACTCCCAGGTTAGGAAGGTTCAGTCAGCTCCCATCAGCCTTAATCAATCCAAAGACATAAGGTGTAGCCTTGGGCCAGGTAAAGgcaaccctctctcacccccctccaatAAGAGTGAAACACCCCCTCTGTGCAAACCCAGTACACCCAGATCAACCTCAGAGGAGGATTCGCACAAG GGTGGACCCAGGGGTGGATGTTCAAGACCTGCGAGCCAACCCCGCAAGCTTGTAGTCCCCACATCCCACACCTTCATTTCTGGTCAAGAATGccattctctcccctcttctcattCGGACCACTGGAGTCCTGGGTCCAGCCTTTCTAGGCAGCACAGTTCCCAGTCCCCAGGAGACGGAATGAACAAACTTGACAATGGTTGTTCTGTCTCACCCAACATGCAAGTTTTCCATGTCAACTGCCTCCCAAAACCTAAA GAGCATATATCCCTAGAGCAAAAAAGGACTCCTTCAACAGAGAGGTCTACTGCAG GGGGCAGCCGATCCCTGTCtcgaaagagaaacagaaactcTGAGTCAGAGGACAGAGATTGTATTGGGGACCAAGCCAAGAGGAGCTGTCCCCCAGACACAAGACCACAACCAATGGCTGGGATGGAGCCTAGACCCAGTACTGCTTCCAGCCAACCACTCAGATCTCAATTCTCCATAGGCACAAAGCAAGTCTACATGAAGCCCAGTCTAAGTCCTACACTGAAACTGCAAGAGTGGCTGTCTCCAGTGAAGGATGGAATACATTATGgacaagggatggaggagaaagggaaatcTCCAGCCTCCACTAAGCCTGTTAAACATTTCCTCCAAGGCCAGACTCAGGCACCTTCTCAGGGATTTAGAGACCGTAGTGGTAATCTTCAGTCTGGTAACACTCAAGGTGGATCCCTAACCTTGTCTCTCAGAATGCCGAATAAGGACGTGAGCAAAACAGAGATCAGAGAAGGGAGTAGTGGTAAACCTGTAGGCAGCATAGACCATAGAGCTTCCAAACTCACCACAAGTTTAAGTTTAGGTTCCCCGCAATCTcgtggaacagaacagaataaAGCTGCTCGCCTTCGAAGAACTTTGATTCAGCAGGATGAACTCTTCACCCCTGACCCTGTGATCTTGGTGTCAAACCCTTCACCAAAATCAAAAAAGTATAGTTCTGAGAGAAGTGACGGTTTATCTCGCTCTGTGTCTAGTTCAGCTGCTCTTCCCAACTCAGTTGAGGCAGGATCCCCTTCTCAAATGAGGCAGATCCTTAAAGCATCCTCTTCTCTGGTGGCCCCAGACCCCAAAACCTTACACTCCTCGTTGGTCAAACAAGAGCCATGTAAAAACGGATTTGTCAAACTGGAGAGGATCCCGCTATCTAAAATCAACTCTCTTGTCACATCAGGGAAGTCTTTAGACACGTCTTGTATGATTAAAGACAATTCTAAACTCACAAATAGTCCTACTTTTCCTCAAGTTAGACAGTGTGAAGATGAATCAGTTCAAACGGAGACAGAAACCAAATCAACAGTCAGTCCCAAAAGAAACAGGCCGTGCAGGGACATGGAGACAACTAAAGGCaatcccagcctccacccatCTCCTTTGGCACCCCTGGCCAGactagggggaggagagggagagcaaatgGGCAGGGAGGAAGACCATCTGGATGTGGAGCTAGGCCTGAGCCTGGAGCTGGATATGGACCTGtcccagagcagcagcagcagcagtgaagAGGATCATCTGCTGTCCCTGCAGGAGATTCTGGATGGCAGCATTAAGCCTACAGACACACCAGAGAAGGGAACCCTCCCTGAACCTGGCACACCTGTGTTATCCAGATGCCAATCCAAACTT CTCCAGCTACCTGTAACATCCAAAGGGAAGCCTGTcaattacaagaacacactGGAGCAGATGCtgaaggaaaaagagagcaaTCAGAG GTTCAAGGAGATTGAGATGAAGTTGCTTCTCTCCTGTAAGGAGGATCTGCTGCGAttcaaagaggaggaggaggaggagagcaaagaGAACATGGAGGAAGCCATCTCAAAGGAACACAA AGAGTTCCTGCTGCGTTTCTCAGTTGTGTCCAGCGCCATCAGGGACCTGCACCCAGGAGAAGAGATTTTCTGCTTGGCCAACTTTGGCCGTCTGTTCAACCAGCACACCCTGCACTTCAGGCAATGCAATGTCACTCCGCAAGGAACGGCACAGAAAACCCTACTTTG GTCCAGTCCAGATCAGTTCAGGTTGCTGCTCGGTGCTGGACTGTTACAGGCAGCCTACCGGTCCTCCCCCTGTCCACCCCAGGTGGCTCGTAGGCTGTTCCAG TTGATGTCTGTCCACAGTGAGAGGAGGATCTCCAACCAAATACTTCAGGCACTCAGAGACATTGCCTGCTCCTCTGCAGaacacacag AGGTGAATAAGAGTTCTCAGTTTGAGGTGTGGGTGCCCAGCATTAGCGACGTGGCTCTGGTCTTCATGAACATGGGGGTTTCCTTCATCACACTTTTCCCTCTGGAAAGTCTACAGCCACCCTTTACCGAGGGAGACCTACT AGAGGGCATCCATATCAGCACTGAAAGCTTATCCTGTAAGAAAGAACTGAGCACTTTTCCAGAACACAACGTTGAGAATGTCATCAAG TATTTGTCTGATGTGACAGCCCTGTGTCCGCGGGCCTACTGTGACACAGAGCTGTTGCTGTTGATGACCATGGTGAGCAGAATAGGTCTGGAGATACAGCTCACCCTCCTGCCCACCATGGACCTGAGCTCCCTGGAGCACAATCTGGTCAACAACATGAGGGACTGGGACAACATG CTTCCTAGGATCTGCTTGGCCCTTTCAAACCTGACGGAGGATCATCACAATCTGCGCTGGCTCGTTCAGATGCTACCTGACAACACACGTGGAAC GCAACTCCGGAGACATGTTAGTGTGGCAATGATCTCCAAGTTGTTAAACCACACGTGCACTTACAAGCCTTCCAAGACAGAGTTCCAG CTGTCCGATCTACAGAAGTACCTGCCTCTTATGCGTCCTTCGGCCCTACTCAAAGGCATGCAGCTTGCCAGGAGCCACAGAcaaagggagcaggaggaggactaTGATGACTCGGGAAGCCTTGATCAGCAG GCCTactacctgtgctacagccTTCTGGCTTTGGCTAATGAAGCCTCCAATTTTGAGTTCTTTCCACCAGAACAGAAG AACCATTTGCAGTACCTATGTGCTCAACTAGAGAAGCATATAAAGTGTGACATCAGAGAAAGTGAGAAGTGTCTTTACCGGAGCAAG GTGAAGGACTTTGTTGCTCGGATCTACACAAAATGGCAGGTGCTGCTCCAGAGAACCAGACCTCTCCAG GGTAAATTGTATGACTATTGGCAGCCTCTACCAGAGGACATGCTGGTCTGCAGCCAGGAGAGCCTCAGtgcccagagagaaggagacatttatagagaaagagaggcaaagGTGGAGGAAGCGGTTACCGGTGGGAAAGAGGAGGTGGAAAGCGAGGAATACAACATtcaagaagggagggaagagaatgACTCAAGcattgaggaggaagatgagaagAAGACTGATAGTCCTGCAAATGAATCCAACATAGacaaagaggagatggaggaagggcacagggaagagagaaaagactcTTTGATAGCTGAAGAAGAGCTCCAAAATGTAAGAAAACATGATGTCTTGCCTAAGAAGGACGAGTCCTTAAAGGACAATGAAGAGGATGATCCATCCCCAACCAGTGAAGagtcagaggagaggatggagctcCAGGAAGACTTGGTTGAGGGGAGGGAACCAAAAAAGGACATAGAAGTAGAGGAGGTTGAAGAAGAGACACAAGAAAAAGGTAAACAGTGGCTAAGTGAGACAATTATAATTTAG
- the slf2 gene encoding SMC5-SMC6 complex localization factor protein 2 isoform X2 — protein MMSNLRLREYFTNAVKDLIPLGSHRHQGPVSKPVTHQEIRMKPIQPPNYRPSYPPLRQALTLKRSDMDHRGKHSSTCHPNSSGVPRGTPGSLTNSHSQVRKVQSAPISLNQSKDIRCSLGPGKGNPLSPPSNKSETPPLCKPSTPRSTSEEDSHKGGPRGGCSRPASQPRKLVVPTSHTFISGQECHSLPSSHSDHWSPGSSLSRQHSSQSPGDGMNKLDNGCSVSPNMQVFHVNCLPKPKEHISLEQKRTPSTERSTAGGSRSLSRKRNRNSESEDRDCIGDQAKRSCPPDTRPQPMAGMEPRPSTASSQPLRSQFSIGTKQVYMKPSLSPTLKLQEWLSPVKDGIHYGQGMEEKGKSPASTKPVKHFLQGQTQAPSQGFRDRSGNLQSGNTQGGSLTLSLRMPNKDVSKTEIREGSSGKPVGSIDHRASKLTTSLSLGSPQSRGTEQNKAARLRRTLIQQDELFTPDPVILVSNPSPKSKKYSSERSDGLSRSVSSSAALPNSVEAGSPSQMRQILKASSSLVAPDPKTLHSSLVKQEPCKNGFVKLERIPLSKINSLVTSGKSLDTSCMIKDNSKLTNSPTFPQVRQCEDESVQTETETKSTVSPKRNRPCRDMETTKGNPSLHPSPLAPLARLGGGEGEQMGREEDHLDVELGLSLELDMDLSQSSSSSSEEDHLLSLQEILDGSIKPTDTPEKGTLPEPGTPVLSRCQSKLLQLPVTSKGKPVNYKNTLEQMLKEKESNQRFKEIEMKLLLSCKEDLLRFKEEEEEESKENMEEAISKEHKEFLLRFSVVSSAIRDLHPGEEIFCLANFGRLFNQHTLHFRQCNVTPQGTAQKTLLWSSPDQFRLLLGAGLLQAAYRSSPCPPQVARRLFQLMSVHSERRISNQILQALRDIACSSAEHTEVNKSSQFEVWVPSISDVALVFMNMGVSFITLFPLESLQPPFTEGDLLEGIHISTESLSCKKELSTFPEHNVENVIKYLSDVTALCPRAYCDTELLLLMTMVSRIGLEIQLTLLPTMDLSSLEHNLVNNMRDWDNMLPRICLALSNLTEDHHNLRWLVQMLPDNTRGTQLRRHVSVAMISKLLNHTCTYKPSKTEFQLSDLQKYLPLMRPSALLKGMQLARSHRQREQEEDYDDSGSLDQQAYYLCYSLLALANEASNFEFFPPEQKNHLQYLCAQLEKHIKCDIRESEKCLYRSKVKDFVARIYTKWQVLLQRTRPLQGKLYDYWQPLPEDMLVCSQESLSAQREGDIYREREAKVEEAVTGGKEEVESEEYNIQEGREENDSSIEEEDEKKTDSPANESNIDKEEMEEGHREERKDSLIAEEELQNVRKHDVLPKKDESLKDNEEDDPSPTSEESEERMELQEDLVEGREPKKDIEVEEVEEETQEKGKQWLSETIII, from the exons ATGATGAGTAACCTTAGGCTTAGGGAGTACTTCACAAATGCTG TGAAGGACCTCATCCCTCTGGGATCCCATCGCCATCAAGGCCCAGTCTCCAAACCAGTCACACATCAGGAAATTCGCATGAAGCCAATTCAGCCCCCTAACTACCGACCCTCTTATCCTCCACTCAGGCAGGCATTAACCCTCAAAAGGTCTGACATGGACCACAGAGGCAAACACTCCTCAACTTGCCATCCTAATTCCTCAGGGGTCCCACGTGGCACCCCAGGCAGTTTGACCAATTCACACTCCCAGGTTAGGAAGGTTCAGTCAGCTCCCATCAGCCTTAATCAATCCAAAGACATAAGGTGTAGCCTTGGGCCAGGTAAAGgcaaccctctctcacccccctccaatAAGAGTGAAACACCCCCTCTGTGCAAACCCAGTACACCCAGATCAACCTCAGAGGAGGATTCGCACAAG GGTGGACCCAGGGGTGGATGTTCAAGACCTGCGAGCCAACCCCGCAAGCTTGTAGTCCCCACATCCCACACCTTCATTTCTGGTCAAGAATGccattctctcccctcttctcattCGGACCACTGGAGTCCTGGGTCCAGCCTTTCTAGGCAGCACAGTTCCCAGTCCCCAGGAGACGGAATGAACAAACTTGACAATGGTTGTTCTGTCTCACCCAACATGCAAGTTTTCCATGTCAACTGCCTCCCAAAACCTAAA GAGCATATATCCCTAGAGCAAAAAAGGACTCCTTCAACAGAGAGGTCTACTGCAG GGGGCAGCCGATCCCTGTCtcgaaagagaaacagaaactcTGAGTCAGAGGACAGAGATTGTATTGGGGACCAAGCCAAGAGGAGCTGTCCCCCAGACACAAGACCACAACCAATGGCTGGGATGGAGCCTAGACCCAGTACTGCTTCCAGCCAACCACTCAGATCTCAATTCTCCATAGGCACAAAGCAAGTCTACATGAAGCCCAGTCTAAGTCCTACACTGAAACTGCAAGAGTGGCTGTCTCCAGTGAAGGATGGAATACATTATGgacaagggatggaggagaaagggaaatcTCCAGCCTCCACTAAGCCTGTTAAACATTTCCTCCAAGGCCAGACTCAGGCACCTTCTCAGGGATTTAGAGACCGTAGTGGTAATCTTCAGTCTGGTAACACTCAAGGTGGATCCCTAACCTTGTCTCTCAGAATGCCGAATAAGGACGTGAGCAAAACAGAGATCAGAGAAGGGAGTAGTGGTAAACCTGTAGGCAGCATAGACCATAGAGCTTCCAAACTCACCACAAGTTTAAGTTTAGGTTCCCCGCAATCTcgtggaacagaacagaataaAGCTGCTCGCCTTCGAAGAACTTTGATTCAGCAGGATGAACTCTTCACCCCTGACCCTGTGATCTTGGTGTCAAACCCTTCACCAAAATCAAAAAAGTATAGTTCTGAGAGAAGTGACGGTTTATCTCGCTCTGTGTCTAGTTCAGCTGCTCTTCCCAACTCAGTTGAGGCAGGATCCCCTTCTCAAATGAGGCAGATCCTTAAAGCATCCTCTTCTCTGGTGGCCCCAGACCCCAAAACCTTACACTCCTCGTTGGTCAAACAAGAGCCATGTAAAAACGGATTTGTCAAACTGGAGAGGATCCCGCTATCTAAAATCAACTCTCTTGTCACATCAGGGAAGTCTTTAGACACGTCTTGTATGATTAAAGACAATTCTAAACTCACAAATAGTCCTACTTTTCCTCAAGTTAGACAGTGTGAAGATGAATCAGTTCAAACGGAGACAGAAACCAAATCAACAGTCAGTCCCAAAAGAAACAGGCCGTGCAGGGACATGGAGACAACTAAAGGCaatcccagcctccacccatCTCCTTTGGCACCCCTGGCCAGactagggggaggagagggagagcaaatgGGCAGGGAGGAAGACCATCTGGATGTGGAGCTAGGCCTGAGCCTGGAGCTGGATATGGACCTGtcccagagcagcagcagcagcagtgaagAGGATCATCTGCTGTCCCTGCAGGAGATTCTGGATGGCAGCATTAAGCCTACAGACACACCAGAGAAGGGAACCCTCCCTGAACCTGGCACACCTGTGTTATCCAGATGCCAATCCAAACTT CTCCAGCTACCTGTAACATCCAAAGGGAAGCCTGTcaattacaagaacacactGGAGCAGATGCtgaaggaaaaagagagcaaTCAGAG GTTCAAGGAGATTGAGATGAAGTTGCTTCTCTCCTGTAAGGAGGATCTGCTGCGAttcaaagaggaggaggaggaggagagcaaagaGAACATGGAGGAAGCCATCTCAAAGGAACACAA AGAGTTCCTGCTGCGTTTCTCAGTTGTGTCCAGCGCCATCAGGGACCTGCACCCAGGAGAAGAGATTTTCTGCTTGGCCAACTTTGGCCGTCTGTTCAACCAGCACACCCTGCACTTCAGGCAATGCAATGTCACTCCGCAAGGAACGGCACAGAAAACCCTACTTTG GTCCAGTCCAGATCAGTTCAGGTTGCTGCTCGGTGCTGGACTGTTACAGGCAGCCTACCGGTCCTCCCCCTGTCCACCCCAGGTGGCTCGTAGGCTGTTCCAG TTGATGTCTGTCCACAGTGAGAGGAGGATCTCCAACCAAATACTTCAGGCACTCAGAGACATTGCCTGCTCCTCTGCAGaacacacag AGGTGAATAAGAGTTCTCAGTTTGAGGTGTGGGTGCCCAGCATTAGCGACGTGGCTCTGGTCTTCATGAACATGGGGGTTTCCTTCATCACACTTTTCCCTCTGGAAAGTCTACAGCCACCCTTTACCGAGGGAGACCTACT AGAGGGCATCCATATCAGCACTGAAAGCTTATCCTGTAAGAAAGAACTGAGCACTTTTCCAGAACACAACGTTGAGAATGTCATCAAG TATTTGTCTGATGTGACAGCCCTGTGTCCGCGGGCCTACTGTGACACAGAGCTGTTGCTGTTGATGACCATGGTGAGCAGAATAGGTCTGGAGATACAGCTCACCCTCCTGCCCACCATGGACCTGAGCTCCCTGGAGCACAATCTGGTCAACAACATGAGGGACTGGGACAACATG CTTCCTAGGATCTGCTTGGCCCTTTCAAACCTGACGGAGGATCATCACAATCTGCGCTGGCTCGTTCAGATGCTACCTGACAACACACGTGGAAC GCAACTCCGGAGACATGTTAGTGTGGCAATGATCTCCAAGTTGTTAAACCACACGTGCACTTACAAGCCTTCCAAGACAGAGTTCCAG CTGTCCGATCTACAGAAGTACCTGCCTCTTATGCGTCCTTCGGCCCTACTCAAAGGCATGCAGCTTGCCAGGAGCCACAGAcaaagggagcaggaggaggactaTGATGACTCGGGAAGCCTTGATCAGCAG GCCTactacctgtgctacagccTTCTGGCTTTGGCTAATGAAGCCTCCAATTTTGAGTTCTTTCCACCAGAACAGAAG AACCATTTGCAGTACCTATGTGCTCAACTAGAGAAGCATATAAAGTGTGACATCAGAGAAAGTGAGAAGTGTCTTTACCGGAGCAAG GTGAAGGACTTTGTTGCTCGGATCTACACAAAATGGCAGGTGCTGCTCCAGAGAACCAGACCTCTCCAG GGTAAATTGTATGACTATTGGCAGCCTCTACCAGAGGACATGCTGGTCTGCAGCCAGGAGAGCCTCAGtgcccagagagaaggagacatttatagagaaagagaggcaaagGTGGAGGAAGCGGTTACCGGTGGGAAAGAGGAGGTGGAAAGCGAGGAATACAACATtcaagaagggagggaagagaatgACTCAAGcattgaggaggaagatgagaagAAGACTGATAGTCCTGCAAATGAATCCAACATAGacaaagaggagatggaggaagggcacagggaagagagaaaagactcTTTGATAGCTGAAGAAGAGCTCCAAAATGTAAGAAAACATGATGTCTTGCCTAAGAAGGACGAGTCCTTAAAGGACAATGAAGAGGATGATCCATCCCCAACCAGTGAAGagtcagaggagaggatggagctcCAGGAAGACTTGGTTGAGGGGAGGGAACCAAAAAAGGACATAGAAGTAGAGGAGGTTGAAGAAGAGACACAAGAAAAAGGTAAACAGTGGCTAAGTGAGACAATTATAATTTAG